Proteins encoded in a region of the Acidimicrobiales bacterium genome:
- a CDS encoding O-antigen ligase family protein, which yields MTAQLESPQVTAPPRRWWHFDVLTIVTIWMGLLFLIPQQWVLPGAGSIARPSIVVGLGACLLYTVSRFVPAMVPRGRNPVAVGLWSYGVVVFMSHMLSFNRDLENHEVTAGQREVVMTASMIGIALLISASIENREDLEKILRRMVFFGAVVATTALLQFYFAWDLVAEIRFPGLNLSGGELARSRARSGFDRATGTTAHAIELGILMAMILPVALHYALHEPNRKRARFYWAAVFLIGATLPATVSRSAILAIFISLGILVSVWSRRQLIHGAVVGFVGLCVIYVSSPTLLGSVLSLFRGLDEDTSITARTDDYEIAFDYIAERPFFGRGAGTWGSDTYLLLDNQMLLSLLEIGWIGVLVLSFMFLLGVVVARNIRNLARDDTTKHLGQVLFGSILAGFVSNFFVNGLYYQIYVGTSFVLIGAAGALHRMMNVQMPAPEVEALAQQRGLLSRRHRIKGKPRWWTVAVADDVRDVFKDRRV from the coding sequence ATGACGGCACAGCTCGAGTCGCCCCAGGTCACCGCGCCGCCGCGCCGGTGGTGGCACTTCGACGTGCTCACGATCGTCACGATCTGGATGGGATTGCTCTTCTTGATCCCGCAGCAATGGGTGCTGCCGGGCGCGGGCTCGATCGCCCGGCCGTCCATCGTCGTCGGGCTGGGGGCGTGCCTGCTCTATACCGTTTCTCGCTTCGTGCCGGCGATGGTGCCGCGAGGTCGCAACCCGGTCGCCGTCGGCCTGTGGTCCTACGGCGTCGTGGTCTTCATGTCCCACATGTTGAGTTTCAACCGAGATCTCGAGAACCACGAGGTGACCGCGGGTCAACGCGAGGTGGTGATGACGGCCTCGATGATCGGCATCGCGCTGCTGATCAGCGCGTCGATCGAGAACCGCGAGGACCTCGAGAAGATCCTGCGGCGGATGGTCTTCTTCGGTGCGGTCGTCGCCACCACGGCGCTGCTCCAATTCTATTTCGCCTGGGATCTGGTTGCCGAGATTCGATTCCCGGGACTGAACCTGAGCGGCGGCGAACTCGCCCGTTCGCGGGCCCGGTCGGGTTTCGACCGCGCCACGGGCACCACTGCGCACGCAATCGAACTGGGGATCCTCATGGCGATGATCCTGCCGGTGGCCCTCCACTACGCGCTCCACGAGCCCAACCGGAAACGTGCTCGCTTCTACTGGGCTGCCGTGTTCCTGATCGGTGCGACGTTGCCCGCCACCGTCTCGAGGTCGGCGATTCTCGCCATCTTCATCTCGCTCGGGATCCTCGTCTCCGTGTGGAGTCGGCGGCAGCTGATCCACGGTGCGGTGGTCGGGTTCGTCGGCCTGTGCGTCATCTATGTCTCCTCACCCACGCTGCTCGGGTCGGTGCTCTCGCTGTTTCGTGGTCTCGACGAGGACACCTCGATCACTGCGCGCACCGACGACTACGAGATCGCCTTCGACTACATCGCCGAGCGCCCGTTCTTCGGCCGCGGTGCCGGCACGTGGGGTTCCGACACGTACCTGCTGCTCGACAACCAGATGCTGTTGTCGCTGCTCGAGATCGGCTGGATCGGCGTGCTCGTGTTGTCGTTCATGTTCCTGCTCGGGGTGGTCGTGGCCCGCAACATCCGCAACCTCGCCCGGGACGACACGACGAAGCATCTCGGCCAGGTGCTGTTCGGCTCGATCCTCGCCGGATTCGTGTCGAACTTCTTCGTGAACGGGCTCTACTATCAGATCTATGTCGGGACCTCGTTCGTGCTCATCGGGGCCGCGGGTGCGCTTCACCGGATGATGAACGTCCAGATGCCGGCCCCCGAGGTCGAGGCGCTCGCCCAACAGCGCGGCCTGCTCAGCCGACGGCACCGGATCAAGGGGAAGCCACGTTGGTGGACGGTTGCCGTGGCCGACGATGTTCGCGATGTCTTCAAGGATCGACGTGTCTGA
- a CDS encoding glycosyltransferase family A protein, whose amino-acid sequence MSETVPPTYVVVSPARDEAEYLPYTLESMAAQTWRPAKWVIVNDGSTDGTGELARSFAADHDWIEVIDRRDRGSRRPGGGVVEAFLEGFSLVEGIDWDFAVKLDSDLDLPADYFQQCLQRMGDEPEIGIAGGMIKNDIGGKLVLEEHPMFHVRGATKIYRRDCWNAIDGIHAVKGWDTLDELKATLKGFTTRSFRDVILIQRRFTGDGQGQWPNWQKNGEAAYVCGYHPAFVLAKAVRRCFIRPWAVAGAGLLVGYARAVITRREQVDDPELLAFVREQQWRRLTGRSSAWR is encoded by the coding sequence GTGTCTGAAACTGTTCCGCCGACGTATGTCGTCGTCTCACCCGCCCGCGACGAAGCGGAGTACCTGCCCTACACGCTCGAGAGCATGGCCGCGCAGACGTGGCGGCCCGCGAAGTGGGTCATCGTCAACGACGGTTCCACCGACGGCACCGGTGAGCTCGCCCGGTCGTTCGCCGCCGATCACGACTGGATCGAGGTCATCGATCGTCGGGACCGGGGCAGTCGACGCCCGGGTGGGGGAGTGGTCGAGGCCTTCCTCGAAGGCTTCTCGTTGGTGGAGGGCATCGACTGGGATTTTGCAGTCAAGCTCGACAGCGACCTCGATCTGCCGGCCGACTATTTTCAGCAATGCCTCCAACGAATGGGCGACGAGCCCGAGATCGGCATCGCGGGCGGCATGATCAAGAACGACATCGGCGGAAAACTCGTACTCGAGGAGCACCCGATGTTCCATGTGCGCGGGGCGACGAAGATCTACCGACGAGACTGCTGGAACGCGATCGACGGCATCCACGCGGTCAAGGGGTGGGACACACTCGACGAGCTCAAGGCCACACTCAAGGGCTTCACGACTCGCAGCTTCCGCGACGTCATCTTGATCCAGCGCCGCTTCACCGGTGACGGCCAAGGGCAGTGGCCGAACTGGCAGAAGAACGGCGAAGCGGCCTACGTGTGCGGGTATCACCCGGCCTTCGTCCTCGCGAAGGCGGTGCGTCGTTGCTTCATCCGCCCGTGGGCGGTAGCCGGTGCCGGCCTGCTCGTCGGCTACGCGAGAGCCGTCATCACCCGTCGCGAGCAGGTCGACGACCCCGAGTTGTTGGCCTTCGTGCGCGAGCAGCAGTGGCGCCGCCTCACGGGCCGTTCGAGCGCCTGGCGCTAA